One stretch of Elephas maximus indicus isolate mEleMax1 chromosome 22, mEleMax1 primary haplotype, whole genome shotgun sequence DNA includes these proteins:
- the STMN4 gene encoding stathmin-4 isoform X1 — MTLAAYKEKMKELPLVSLFCSCFLADPLNKSSYKYEGWCGRQCRRKDQSQRKDSADWRERREQADTVDLNWCVISDMEVIELNKCTSGQSFEVILKPPSFDGVPEFNASLPRRRDPSLEEIQKKLEAAEERRKYQEAELLKHLAEKREHEREVIQKAIEENNNFIKMAKEKLAQKMESNKENREAHLAAMLERLQEKDKHAEEVRKNKELKEEASR; from the exons ATGACCCTAGCTG CCTACAAGGAGAAGATGAAAGAGCTCCCCCTGgtgtccttgttttgttcctgtttcTTGGCTGATCCTCTGAATAAGTCATCCTATAAATATGAAG gCTGGTGTGGGAGACAGTgtaggagaaaagatcaaagccaGCGGAAAGACAGTGCtgactggagagaaagaagagagcagg CAGACACAGTGGACCTGAACTGGTGTGTAATTTCTGACATGGAAGTCATTGAGCTGAACAAATGCACCTCAGGCCAGTCCTTTGAAGTCATCCTGAAGCCACCTTCCTTTGATGGGGTGCCTGAGTTCAATGCCTCCCTGCCGCGGCGACGAGATCCATCACTGGAGGAGATCCAGAAGAAACTAGAAGCAGCTGAAGAGCGACGGAAG TACCAGGAAGCTGAACTCTTGAAGCACCTGGCAGAAAAACGAGAACATGAGCGGGAAGTGATCCAAAAAGCCATTGAGGAAAATAACAACTTCATCAAGATGGCTAAGGAAAAACTCGCCCAGAAGATGGAATCCAATAAGGAGAACCGGGAGGCCCACCTTGCCGCCATGTTGGAACGCCTGCAGGAGAAG GACAAGCACGCGGAGGAGGTGCGGAAAAACAAGGAGCTGAAGGAAGAGGCCTCCAGGTAA
- the STMN4 gene encoding stathmin-4 isoform X4 yields MTLAAYKEKMKELPLVSLFCSCFLADPLNKSSYKYEADTVDLNWCVISDMEVIELNKCTSGQSFEVILKPPSFDGVPEFNASLPRRRDPSLEEIQKKLEAAEERRKYQEAELLKHLAEKREHEREVIQKAIEENNNFIKMAKEKLAQKMESNKENREAHLAAMLERLQEKEPPAAR; encoded by the exons ATGACCCTAGCTG CCTACAAGGAGAAGATGAAAGAGCTCCCCCTGgtgtccttgttttgttcctgtttcTTGGCTGATCCTCTGAATAAGTCATCCTATAAATATGAAG CAGACACAGTGGACCTGAACTGGTGTGTAATTTCTGACATGGAAGTCATTGAGCTGAACAAATGCACCTCAGGCCAGTCCTTTGAAGTCATCCTGAAGCCACCTTCCTTTGATGGGGTGCCTGAGTTCAATGCCTCCCTGCCGCGGCGACGAGATCCATCACTGGAGGAGATCCAGAAGAAACTAGAAGCAGCTGAAGAGCGACGGAAG TACCAGGAAGCTGAACTCTTGAAGCACCTGGCAGAAAAACGAGAACATGAGCGGGAAGTGATCCAAAAAGCCATTGAGGAAAATAACAACTTCATCAAGATGGCTAAGGAAAAACTCGCCCAGAAGATGGAATCCAATAAGGAGAACCGGGAGGCCCACCTTGCCGCCATGTTGGAACGCCTGCAGGAGAAG GAGCCGCCTGCTGCGCGGTGA
- the STMN4 gene encoding stathmin-4 isoform X2 produces the protein MTLAAYKEKMKELPLVSLFCSCFLADPLNKSSYKYEGWCGRQCRRKDQSQRKDSADWRERREQADTVDLNWCVISDMEVIELNKCTSGQSFEVILKPPSFDGVPEFNASLPRRRDPSLEEIQKKLEAAEERRKYQEAELLKHLAEKREHEREVIQKAIEENNNFIKMAKEKLAQKMESNKENREAHLAAMLERLQEKEPPAAR, from the exons ATGACCCTAGCTG CCTACAAGGAGAAGATGAAAGAGCTCCCCCTGgtgtccttgttttgttcctgtttcTTGGCTGATCCTCTGAATAAGTCATCCTATAAATATGAAG gCTGGTGTGGGAGACAGTgtaggagaaaagatcaaagccaGCGGAAAGACAGTGCtgactggagagaaagaagagagcagg CAGACACAGTGGACCTGAACTGGTGTGTAATTTCTGACATGGAAGTCATTGAGCTGAACAAATGCACCTCAGGCCAGTCCTTTGAAGTCATCCTGAAGCCACCTTCCTTTGATGGGGTGCCTGAGTTCAATGCCTCCCTGCCGCGGCGACGAGATCCATCACTGGAGGAGATCCAGAAGAAACTAGAAGCAGCTGAAGAGCGACGGAAG TACCAGGAAGCTGAACTCTTGAAGCACCTGGCAGAAAAACGAGAACATGAGCGGGAAGTGATCCAAAAAGCCATTGAGGAAAATAACAACTTCATCAAGATGGCTAAGGAAAAACTCGCCCAGAAGATGGAATCCAATAAGGAGAACCGGGAGGCCCACCTTGCCGCCATGTTGGAACGCCTGCAGGAGAAG GAGCCGCCTGCTGCGCGGTGA
- the STMN4 gene encoding stathmin-4 isoform X3 produces the protein MTLAAYKEKMKELPLVSLFCSCFLADPLNKSSYKYEADTVDLNWCVISDMEVIELNKCTSGQSFEVILKPPSFDGVPEFNASLPRRRDPSLEEIQKKLEAAEERRKYQEAELLKHLAEKREHEREVIQKAIEENNNFIKMAKEKLAQKMESNKENREAHLAAMLERLQEKDKHAEEVRKNKELKEEASR, from the exons ATGACCCTAGCTG CCTACAAGGAGAAGATGAAAGAGCTCCCCCTGgtgtccttgttttgttcctgtttcTTGGCTGATCCTCTGAATAAGTCATCCTATAAATATGAAG CAGACACAGTGGACCTGAACTGGTGTGTAATTTCTGACATGGAAGTCATTGAGCTGAACAAATGCACCTCAGGCCAGTCCTTTGAAGTCATCCTGAAGCCACCTTCCTTTGATGGGGTGCCTGAGTTCAATGCCTCCCTGCCGCGGCGACGAGATCCATCACTGGAGGAGATCCAGAAGAAACTAGAAGCAGCTGAAGAGCGACGGAAG TACCAGGAAGCTGAACTCTTGAAGCACCTGGCAGAAAAACGAGAACATGAGCGGGAAGTGATCCAAAAAGCCATTGAGGAAAATAACAACTTCATCAAGATGGCTAAGGAAAAACTCGCCCAGAAGATGGAATCCAATAAGGAGAACCGGGAGGCCCACCTTGCCGCCATGTTGGAACGCCTGCAGGAGAAG GACAAGCACGCGGAGGAGGTGCGGAAAAACAAGGAGCTGAAGGAAGAGGCCTCCAGGTAA